A single window of Triplophysa rosa linkage group LG20, Trosa_1v2, whole genome shotgun sequence DNA harbors:
- the lsg1 gene encoding large subunit GTPase 1 homolog, with amino-acid sequence MGKKKTRGEGSGLGRALIKERLNAGRGYRRNDTWLHTSELNDGYDWGRLNLQSVTEQSSLDDFLATAELAGTEFIAEKMNVKFVPAEARAGLITSEESRRLKKLHEENKQLLRIPRRPPWDENTSPEVLQQVERERFLIWRRELAKLEEEQKFILTPFEKNLDFWRQLWRVIERSDVVVQILEARNPLLFRCPDLEKYVKEVSAQKVNMLLLNKADLLTREQRRHWARYFQKEGIRAVFWSALAEDQRLEAEEKGEEPLEPEDQSDAEQEGALEDITDLQMENSTEQETRESEDEEKSEGVQGCVDETDWQTCSEESEDDTDEHTNSTAASSFYNSSRLLRRNELLEIFKSTHYGSISKDGQITVGLVGYPNVGKSSTINTILRNKKVSVSATPGHTKHFQTLFVDPGLCLCDCPGLVMPSFVSTKAEMICCGILPIDQMRDHVPAISLVCQTIPRAVLDGTYGINIIRPREDEDPDRPPTHEELLMAYGYMRGYMTAHGQPDQSRSARYVLKDYVCGKLLYCHPPPHINPKDFQPQHARFTRQTGGKGKNSSCVDKPSKVKRIENTVDKNFFHQENVRALTKGVQMVMGYKPGSGPVAAGKEGSEQQAGKPWKKHGNRNKKEKVRRLNKHLDA; translated from the exons ATGGGAAAGAAGAAGACCCGAGGAGAGGGATCAGGGTTGGGGAGAGCTTTGATAAAGGAGAGACTGAACGCAGGCCGTGGATACAGAAGAAATGACACATGG CTCCACACCAGTGAACTGAATGATGGTTATGACTGGGGTCGGCTCAACCTGCAGTCCGTGACAGAGCAAAGCTCTCTGGATGACTTTTTGGCCACTGCAGAACTTGCTGGAACGGAATTTATTGCAG AGAAGATGAACGTTAAATTTGTCCCAGCTGAAGCAAGGGCAGGTCTGATAACCAGTGAGGAGTCCAGGCGGCTGAAGAAATTAcatgaagaaaacaaacaacttcTACGAATCCCCCGAAG GCCTCCTTGGGATGAGAACACAAGTCCTGAAGTTCTACAGCAAGTCGAGAGGGAGAGATTCCTCATATGGAGAAGAGAATTGGCAAA GTTGGAAGAAGAACAGAAGTTCATTCTTACCCCTTTTGAGAAGAATCTGGATTTCTGGAGGCAACTATGGAGAGTTATTGAGAGGAG TGATGTTGTGGTTCAAATACTTGAAGCCAGAAACCCACTGCTCTTTCGCTGTCCGGATCTC GAAAAATATGTAAAAGAGGTCTCTGCTCAGAAAGTAAACATGCTTCTGCTGAACAAAGCCGACCTGCTTACTAGAGAACAGCGGCGACATTGGGCCCGATACTTCCAGAAAGAAGGCATCAGAGCGGTGTTCTGGTCTGCTCTGGCCGAAGATCAGCGACTCGAGGCGGAAGAGAAG GGAGAAGAGCCGCTGGAACCAGAGGATCAGAGTGATGCGGAACAGGAAGGGGCTTTAGAAGATATCACAGATCTTCAAATGGAGAACAGTACTGAACAAGAGACAAGAGAGAGTGAAGATGAGGAGAAAAGTGAAGGAGTCCAGGGCTGTGTTGATGAGACGGACTGGCAGACATGCTCTGAGGAATCTGAAGATGACACAGATGAGCACACAAACTCCACAGCCGCATCATCATTCTACAACTCAAGCCGGTTGTTACGCAGAAATGAGCTTCTGGAAATCTTTAAATCAACACATTATGGGTCCATATCCAAAGATGGACAAATCACAGTAGGATTG GTGGGGTATCCTAATGTTGGCAAAAGCTCCACCATCAACACCATCCTTAGGAACAAGAAAGTCTCGGTTTCAGCTACACCCggacacacaaaacattttcag ACTCTGTTTGTTGATCCTGGTCTCTGTTTGTGTGATTGTCCTGGACTCGTCATGCCCTCCTTCGTGTCCACCAAAGCTGAGATGATCTGCTGCGGGATTCTGCCCATTGATCAGATGAGAGATCACGTACCAGCAATCTCTTTA GTATGTCAGACTATCCCTCGAGCTGTGCTGGATGGGACCTATGGCATTAACATCATCAGACCAAGGGAGGATGAGGACCCTGATCGACCACCTACCCATGAGGAGCTGTTGATGGCATACGGAT ATATGAGAGGCTATATGACAGCCCACGGCCAGCCAGACCAATCAAGATCAGCCCGTTATGTTTTAAAAGACTACGTCTGT GGCAAACTCTTGTATTGCCATCCTCCACCCCACATTAACCCCAAAGACTTCCAACCTCAGCACGCAAGGTTTACCAGGCAGACAGGAGGAAAAGGAAAAAACTCCAGCTGTGTCGACAAACCATCCAAAGTCAAACGCATCGAAAACACAGTGGATAAAAATTTCTTTCATCAA GAAAATGTGCGAGCACTGACAAAGGGCGTACAGATGGTGATGGGTTATAAGCCTGGAAGTGGCCCTGTTGCAGCTGGAAAAGAAGGCTCAGAACAGCAAGCTGGGAAGCCCTGGAAAAAACATGGTAACCGGAACAAGAAGGAGAAAGTTAGAAGACTCAACAAACATCTGGATGCTTGA
- the fam43a gene encoding protein FAM43A → MLPWKKNKFELIEEDKQHSKPKGYAVSLNYSALTSFAKSCPESALNRVGSMFKSKRKKVKITSEDPTYTVLYLGNATTIQSKGDGCTDVAVSKIWGKSEMGKNGTKMRLTISSQGIRMVHVDEKAKRPGHLYLLHRITYCVADPRLPKIFAWIYRHEMKHKAVMLRCHAVLVSKPEKAKAMALLLYQTFATALAEFKRLKRRDDARHQQQQLIGEQTIPLVPLRKLLNGQCYYKPPVERSRSAPKLGSITEDLIGEEEEERAMHFECEDILDTDSDCGKQELCQIINDLDSMSIGNDVQTLRADLRVTRLLSGDSTGSDSSIESNQEAASVPSGVVVGKMQEVG, encoded by the coding sequence ATGTTGCCTTGGAAGAAGAACAAGTTCGAGCTGATCGAGGAAGACAAGCAGCATTCCAAGCCGAAGGGCTATGCCGTGAGCCTCAACTACTCTGCGCTCACCTCCTTCGCCAAATCGTGCCCGGAGAGCGCGCTCAACAGAGTCGGGAGCATGTTTAAATCCAAGCGGAAAAAGGTCAAAATCACCAGCGAGGACCCCACGTACACTGTGTTGTACTTGGGCAACGCCACAACCATCCAGTCCAAGGGTGACGGATGCACGGACGTTGCCGTCAGCAAGATCTGGGGCAAGAGCGAGATGGGAAAAAACGGAACCAAAATGAGGCTGACCATCAGCTCGCAAGGCATCCGTATGGTGCATGTGGACGAAAAAGCCAAGAGACCcggacatttatatttattgcaCAGGATCACCTACTGCGTCGCGGACCCGAGGCTCCCCAAAATCTTCGCCTGGATCTACCGGCATGAGATGAAGCACAAGGCGGTGATGCTGCGGTGCCACGCCGTGCTGGTGTCCAAGCCGGAGAAGGCGAAGGCGATGGCGCTTCTCCTCTACCAAACCTTCGCGACAGCTCTGGCCGAGTTTAAAAGACTCAAACGAAGGGACGATGCCAGGCACCAGCAGCAGCAGTTGATAGGGGAGCAAACCATCCCTCTTGTCCCCCTGAGGAAACTGCTGAACGGACAGTGTTACTACAAACCCCCGGTGGAGCGCAGCAGGAGCGCGCCCAAACTGGGCTCCATCACGGAGGACCTGATCggagaggaggaagaggagagaGCTATGCACTTTGAGTGCGAGGATATTTTGGACACCGACAGCGACTGTGGCAAACAAGAACTGTGCCAGATTATCAATGATTTAGACTCTATGAGTATAGGGAACGATGTACAGACACTACGGGCCGACCTAAGAGTGACGCGCCTGCTGTCTGGGGACAGCACGGGGAGCGATTCCTCCATAGAGAGCAACCAGGAGGCTGCGTCTGTTCCCAGCGGCGTTGTGGTGGGAAAGATGCAAGAAGTCGGCTGA